One genomic window of Treponema sp. J25 includes the following:
- a CDS encoding NADP-dependent isocitrate dehydrogenase: MAQKISMATPLVEIDGDEMTRVLWQVIKEKLLTPYIDLKTVYFDLGLLHRDATNDKVTVEAAEAILAYGVGVKCATITANSARQKEYNLQHLHPSPNATIRAILDGTVFRKPIVVANIHPTVVTWKKPIVIGRHAYGDVYKAAEMAIPSAGKVELVYTTKDGKEQRILVANMDGPGVVQGMHNLDDSITSFARACFLYALEEKLDLWFATKDTISKTYDGRFKEIFQQVYETEFKARCDAAGISYFYTLIDDAVARVVKSEGGFLWACKNYDGDVMSDMVASAAGSLAMMTSVLVSPRGAFEYEAAHGTVQQHYYRYQRGEKTSTNPVALIFAWTGALKKRADLDGLPELASFAERLEKATLSTIEGGLMTGDLAKLASPAPSKVLDSWEFIDAIRATLEKM; this comes from the coding sequence ATGGCTCAAAAAATTTCTATGGCCACCCCTTTGGTGGAAATTGATGGCGACGAAATGACCAGAGTGCTCTGGCAGGTAATTAAGGAAAAACTCCTTACCCCTTACATCGATTTAAAAACGGTATATTTTGATTTAGGCCTTTTACATCGAGATGCCACTAACGATAAGGTCACGGTCGAAGCTGCCGAGGCAATTCTTGCGTATGGGGTGGGCGTAAAATGTGCCACCATTACGGCCAATAGTGCTCGCCAGAAAGAATATAACCTCCAGCACCTGCATCCCAGTCCTAATGCCACCATCCGGGCCATTCTGGATGGTACGGTTTTTCGCAAACCTATCGTGGTAGCAAATATCCATCCCACGGTGGTCACCTGGAAAAAGCCCATTGTTATTGGCCGTCATGCCTACGGGGATGTGTACAAGGCCGCCGAGATGGCTATACCCTCCGCCGGCAAGGTGGAACTGGTATACACGACAAAGGATGGCAAAGAACAGCGCATCCTTGTAGCCAATATGGACGGTCCTGGGGTTGTCCAGGGGATGCACAACCTGGACGATTCTATTACTAGCTTTGCCCGGGCATGCTTCCTCTATGCCCTGGAAGAAAAACTCGACCTCTGGTTTGCGACCAAAGATACTATTTCGAAAACCTACGATGGTCGTTTCAAAGAGATTTTCCAACAGGTGTACGAAACTGAATTTAAGGCTCGCTGTGATGCCGCAGGGATTTCCTACTTTTATACCCTTATCGACGATGCGGTAGCCCGGGTAGTTAAAAGCGAAGGGGGCTTTTTGTGGGCCTGCAAAAACTATGATGGGGATGTCATGAGCGATATGGTTGCCAGCGCGGCCGGAAGCCTTGCCATGATGACCAGCGTTCTGGTTTCTCCCCGGGGAGCCTTTGAATACGAGGCCGCCCATGGAACGGTGCAACAGCACTACTATCGATATCAGCGGGGAGAAAAAACCAGCACCAATCCCGTGGCCCTTATCTTTGCCTGGACAGGGGCCCTCAAGAAGCGGGCCGATTTAGATGGACTCCCGGAGCTCGCTTCCTTTGCGGAGCGACTAGAGAAGGCGACCCTTTCCACCATTGAAGGGGGCCTCATGACCGGAGACCTGGCAAAACTCGCTTCCCCTGCTCCAAGCAAAGTCTTAGATTCCTGGGAATTCATCGATGCTATCCGGGCTACTCTAGAAAAGATGTGA
- a CDS encoding PFL family protein: MVFTPLEIKETVDMFLRYKLDIRAITLGISLFDCVAASGEATRKRIRDKILRVAGNLVKVGKDIEVEFGIPIINKRISVTPIALIAGASEEKDYTPYALTLDEVTKELGIDFVGGFSALVQKGISRGDQILLDSIPSALAQTERVCSSVNVATTRSGINMDAVRQMGHIIQKTAQLTAQHDGIGCAKLVVFCNSPEDNPFMAGAFHGPGEGEASLNVGVSGPGVVKAALEQYRGASFDEIAEVIKKTAFKITRMGQLVGMEAARRLGVPFGILDLSLAPTPAVGDSVARILEEMGLESAGTHGTTAALALLTDMVKKGGVMASTHVGGLSGAFIPVSEDEGMVAAVQRGSLFLDKLEAMTCVCSVGLDMIAIPGDTSAATISAIIADEMAIGMVNNKTTAVRIIPVPGKKAGDWAEFGGLLGGAPVMPVHPFSSDAFIARGGRIPAPIHSFRN, translated from the coding sequence ATGGTATTTACTCCCCTTGAGATTAAAGAAACGGTGGATATGTTCCTCCGTTATAAGCTCGATATTCGGGCAATTACATTGGGAATTTCCCTCTTTGATTGTGTGGCCGCCTCGGGAGAGGCTACCCGCAAGCGAATACGGGATAAAATACTCCGCGTCGCAGGGAATCTTGTAAAGGTGGGAAAGGATATCGAAGTAGAGTTTGGAATTCCTATCATCAATAAGCGAATTTCGGTAACTCCCATCGCCCTTATTGCTGGAGCGAGCGAAGAGAAGGATTATACTCCCTATGCGCTTACCCTCGATGAGGTAACGAAAGAACTGGGCATTGATTTTGTGGGGGGCTTTTCCGCCCTGGTTCAAAAAGGAATTAGCCGGGGGGACCAGATTTTACTTGATTCTATTCCCTCGGCGTTGGCCCAAACAGAGCGGGTTTGTTCTTCCGTAAATGTGGCGACCACCCGCAGCGGTATCAATATGGATGCGGTTCGCCAGATGGGTCACATTATTCAGAAAACCGCCCAATTAACGGCCCAGCATGATGGCATTGGCTGTGCCAAGCTGGTGGTGTTCTGTAATTCTCCGGAGGATAATCCCTTTATGGCAGGGGCTTTCCACGGACCAGGAGAAGGGGAGGCAAGCCTGAATGTGGGGGTTTCTGGCCCTGGGGTGGTAAAGGCCGCCCTGGAACAGTATCGCGGAGCCAGTTTTGATGAAATTGCGGAGGTAATTAAGAAAACCGCCTTTAAAATAACCCGGATGGGACAACTGGTGGGGATGGAGGCGGCCCGACGGCTCGGGGTTCCCTTTGGTATCCTGGACCTATCCCTTGCTCCGACGCCGGCTGTGGGTGACTCGGTGGCCCGCATTCTAGAAGAGATGGGCCTTGAATCGGCGGGAACCCATGGAACCACCGCAGCCCTTGCTCTTCTTACGGATATGGTGAAGAAGGGTGGGGTAATGGCCAGTACCCATGTGGGAGGACTCTCGGGGGCCTTCATTCCTGTTTCGGAAGATGAAGGGATGGTGGCGGCGGTTCAGCGGGGAAGCCTCTTCTTGGATAAATTAGAGGCCATGACCTGCGTGTGTTCCGTAGGGCTGGATATGATTGCTATTCCGGGAGATACGAGTGCGGCCACTATTTCGGCGATTATTGCGGATGAGATGGCCATTGGTATGGTAAACAATAAAACCACGGCGGTGCGGATTATTCCTGTACCAGGTAAAAAGGCAGGAGACTGGGCAGAATTTGGGGGACTTCTCGGTGGAGCTCCGGTGATGCCGGTTCATCCTTTTTCGAGCGATGCCTTTATCGCCCGGGGGGGACGGATTCCCGCGCCGATCCACAGTTTTCGAAATTAA
- a CDS encoding ACT domain-containing protein codes for MNAIVTVVGTDRVGIIARVSTFFAERNINIEDISQTILSGNFVMMMMVDLSQSTKPLATLKEELTDLGKELQVSINMMHEQVFQAMHRI; via the coding sequence ATGAATGCGATTGTAACGGTTGTGGGGACTGACCGGGTAGGAATCATTGCCCGGGTCAGTACCTTTTTTGCAGAACGGAATATCAATATTGAAGACATTAGCCAGACCATTCTTTCCGGCAACTTTGTCATGATGATGATGGTAGACCTTTCTCAAAGTACTAAACCTCTGGCTACTTTAAAAGAGGAACTTACGGACTTGGGCAAGGAATTGCAGGTCTCCATTAATATGATGCACGAACAGGTGTTTCAGGCCATGCATAGAATTTAA
- a CDS encoding AI-2E family transporter — protein sequence MHKLSIQNIFFFVLFVVFFLLVGRIFLPFTTIILWSTLLYILFNPLYSRLETRLNPKKPLYEVRKSLLAAFFSIATMILIILPLLWILFQLYHQLVSLSRLLIHFFTQNPNFLDAQLEQLKKIVFDLSGGQISFDESAIKGEFFRILRESSQRLFSIGTGVIKNIGSFVVGLFFMLFTLFFLYLDGTYLYNLIVRAIPIKREYIGELAAKFREIVRNLFLGYILVAFIQALIAFVLFSLFQLKGSLVFSILLFFCTFIPIMGAGLVWGPLGLYIIFSGQILRGVLFLILSAFFISTLDNFIRPLFLKDRINLHPLIIFFSILGGVSAFKFNGLILGPVIVILFLTVLDLFLNEQEIDNGEEKNIESNTMVHPDSEVKKGP from the coding sequence ATGCATAAGTTGTCGATCCAAAATATTTTTTTCTTTGTTCTATTCGTCGTATTTTTCCTTTTAGTGGGACGTATTTTTCTTCCTTTTACTACCATCATTCTGTGGTCAACCCTACTGTATATTTTGTTTAATCCTCTTTATTCCCGGCTTGAAACTCGGTTGAACCCTAAGAAACCCCTGTATGAAGTACGGAAAAGCCTGCTTGCGGCATTTTTTTCGATAGCTACTATGATTCTTATTATTCTTCCTCTCCTATGGATTCTCTTCCAATTGTATCATCAATTGGTTTCTTTAAGTCGACTGTTGATCCATTTTTTTACTCAAAACCCAAATTTCTTGGATGCCCAATTAGAACAACTGAAAAAAATTGTTTTTGATCTTTCGGGAGGACAGATCTCTTTTGATGAGAGTGCTATAAAAGGGGAATTCTTTAGGATTCTTCGAGAAAGTAGTCAGCGTTTGTTTAGCATAGGAACGGGGGTTATTAAAAATATTGGCTCCTTTGTGGTAGGCCTGTTTTTCATGCTTTTTACTCTTTTTTTCCTTTATTTAGACGGGACCTATCTATACAATCTTATTGTCCGGGCTATTCCTATTAAGCGAGAATATATAGGGGAACTGGCAGCCAAATTCAGAGAGATTGTCCGGAACCTTTTTCTGGGGTATATCCTGGTGGCGTTTATTCAGGCCCTTATTGCTTTTGTTCTTTTTTCGTTGTTTCAACTCAAAGGGTCCCTTGTGTTCTCGATACTTCTTTTTTTCTGTACCTTTATTCCTATTATGGGAGCGGGCCTTGTGTGGGGCCCCCTCGGATTGTATATAATTTTCTCCGGCCAAATCCTTCGCGGTGTGCTTTTCTTAATTCTTTCAGCATTTTTTATATCTACCCTTGATAACTTTATCCGTCCTCTGTTTCTTAAGGACCGGATAAATCTTCATCCCCTGATTATCTTCTTTTCTATCCTGGGAGGGGTTTCTGCCTTTAAGTTTAATGGGCTTATTTTGGGGCCGGTGATTGTTATTCTGTTCCTTACGGTGCTTGATCTTTTTTTAAATGAACAAGAAATAGATAATGGGGAAGAGAAAAATATAGAATCCAATACTATGGTGCATCCTGATTCGGAAGTAAAAAAGGGCCCCTAA
- a CDS encoding tetratricopeptide repeat protein, whose amino-acid sequence MNTDKKQKKKVIAIALIGVALVIGLVGSGILIYRGMLSAKAAKRANTLALARDYIERAEYQRALNLLDALLIENAEDEEVRELRDRAIEALKQQELSQGSAPKDSEAVSSALKEVSKAVESVAKAASQTAHGTGSTASPQTSETTDAARRKALEEERAKAEAAAAARAAAEAERRAAEEAEAARRKAQEEELARKSRELQERMRLINDLIAQGKNSIQKKDFSSARDLFSQALERMPEGEARFQAQKLAEIADAYLGGYMADKESETGQNALKEAIRYARESIKVDPSQALPHYTLGKINSDLRQWDNAITELKEANRLDPKNYLYSFELGRAYFNARKYAEARQAFETTTALKADFEPAWYNLGGTLRALGRLDEALSAYRRAVSLKPDYAVAYREIGRILSTKGDTKGAIQAFTTALTYMPDDVASLRELGATYSGAGNYGEAEQAFGKALVLQPQDAQTNYNMAVVKLALKKNDEALTYAARAVQSSESNAVYQYTYGLALEANNKIDEAIMAYTRAANQDKKYTKPRINLGALYLANGFPDKALDYLLEAYAIDPKSFEVNNNLGAAYAKKELWDKSIEHYERALVMEPKNNVVRLNLARAYVGAGRFEKARDAYLELVKLDSNNWDALFELGKTYASLGDAANARQRLSDLLKRNPSYSRRGEAEKILAGL is encoded by the coding sequence ATGAATACCGACAAGAAACAGAAAAAAAAGGTAATTGCCATAGCACTTATCGGGGTGGCCCTTGTGATAGGGCTCGTGGGAAGTGGCATACTTATCTATCGGGGGATGCTGTCGGCTAAGGCCGCAAAACGGGCCAATACGTTGGCCCTTGCCCGAGACTATATTGAACGGGCCGAGTATCAGCGGGCCTTGAATCTTCTCGATGCTCTTCTTATTGAAAATGCGGAGGATGAGGAAGTTCGGGAACTTCGGGATAGGGCGATTGAGGCGCTGAAGCAACAGGAGCTTTCCCAGGGAAGCGCCCCAAAAGACTCGGAGGCGGTTTCCAGTGCCCTAAAAGAGGTGTCGAAGGCGGTAGAATCGGTTGCCAAGGCGGCTTCTCAAACGGCACACGGGACGGGCAGCACAGCATCCCCGCAGACGAGCGAAACCACAGATGCGGCCCGGCGCAAGGCTCTGGAAGAGGAACGGGCTAAAGCGGAAGCTGCCGCTGCTGCCCGGGCGGCCGCAGAGGCTGAACGCCGGGCCGCAGAAGAGGCAGAAGCAGCCCGACGCAAGGCCCAGGAAGAAGAGCTGGCCCGTAAGAGTCGGGAACTCCAGGAACGGATGCGTCTTATCAACGATTTAATTGCCCAGGGAAAAAACTCTATCCAGAAAAAAGATTTTTCTTCTGCCCGGGATCTTTTTTCTCAGGCCCTTGAAAGAATGCCCGAAGGGGAAGCTCGTTTTCAGGCCCAGAAACTGGCAGAAATAGCCGACGCCTATCTTGGGGGCTACATGGCGGATAAAGAAAGTGAGACCGGGCAAAACGCTTTAAAAGAGGCGATCCGTTATGCCCGGGAATCCATTAAGGTGGATCCCAGCCAGGCCTTACCTCATTATACCCTTGGAAAAATCAATAGTGACCTCCGTCAATGGGATAATGCTATTACGGAGCTTAAGGAAGCGAATCGGCTAGATCCCAAAAATTATCTCTATTCCTTCGAATTGGGTCGGGCCTATTTTAATGCCCGAAAATATGCAGAGGCCCGCCAGGCCTTTGAAACCACCACGGCCCTGAAAGCGGACTTTGAACCGGCCTGGTATAATCTGGGAGGAACTCTGCGGGCCCTCGGACGTTTAGACGAGGCCCTTTCTGCCTATCGTCGGGCGGTTTCTCTCAAGCCCGATTATGCAGTGGCCTATCGAGAGATAGGGCGTATCCTTTCAACAAAGGGCGATACAAAAGGGGCAATTCAAGCCTTTACTACCGCCCTTACCTACATGCCTGATGACGTGGCAAGCCTCAGAGAACTGGGCGCTACCTATAGTGGGGCCGGTAACTATGGAGAGGCAGAACAGGCCTTTGGAAAGGCCCTGGTCTTGCAACCCCAAGATGCCCAGACTAACTATAACATGGCGGTGGTAAAACTTGCCCTTAAAAAGAATGATGAGGCCCTTACCTATGCAGCACGGGCGGTCCAATCCTCTGAATCTAACGCGGTGTATCAATATACGTATGGGCTTGCTCTTGAGGCAAACAACAAGATAGATGAAGCAATTATGGCCTATACACGGGCTGCAAACCAGGATAAAAAGTATACCAAGCCTCGAATTAATCTGGGAGCCCTCTATTTGGCAAATGGATTCCCTGATAAGGCCTTGGATTATCTTTTGGAAGCCTACGCTATTGATCCAAAAAGTTTTGAGGTAAATAACAATCTGGGGGCTGCCTATGCAAAGAAAGAACTGTGGGATAAAAGTATCGAACATTACGAAAGGGCCCTCGTGATGGAACCAAAGAATAATGTGGTTCGGTTAAACCTTGCCCGGGCCTATGTGGGAGCGGGCCGTTTTGAAAAGGCCCGGGATGCCTATCTAGAATTGGTAAAACTGGATTCCAACAATTGGGATGCCCTCTTTGAATTGGGTAAAACCTATGCGAGTTTGGGGGATGCAGCCAATGCCCGTCAACGACTTTCGGATCTTCTTAAGAGAAACCCCTCCTATAGTCGTCGTGGTGAGGCAGAAAAAATTCTTGCAGGATTGTAG
- a CDS encoding tetratricopeptide repeat protein, translated as MEGVNVREFPHRKGALFWFFPALQGIARCCPKHAKLMGSRCMVKKNWRLRRFLFVVLFSLTSTEVFCQELFKKGEDLFLRNKPLEAIPLLEQVYTQDPANVTAALYLGIAYQQVQRWDDAISLYRKVLARGTDKSALVAFHLGNAYFSKGSALFAEQYYSQALQIDGSFSSAYLNRANAYVKLGSLDKALKDYEQYLTLEPASPKRPQVEQMIALLKQEFAAAAAKKAAEEAALRAEEERRKKLLEEVSASLQSAAEETRQLQAGSEGVQGYEGEFELE; from the coding sequence ATGGAAGGCGTAAATGTCCGGGAATTTCCCCATAGAAAGGGAGCCCTTTTTTGGTTCTTTCCTGCCCTTCAGGGGATTGCTCGTTGCTGTCCCAAACATGCAAAATTGATGGGAAGCAGGTGTATGGTCAAAAAGAACTGGAGACTTCGCAGGTTTCTTTTTGTGGTGCTTTTTTCTTTAACCAGCACAGAAGTCTTTTGCCAGGAACTGTTTAAAAAAGGAGAGGATCTCTTTTTGCGAAACAAACCCCTTGAGGCGATTCCCCTTTTGGAACAGGTGTATACCCAGGATCCGGCCAATGTTACGGCGGCCTTGTACCTGGGAATTGCCTATCAACAGGTGCAACGCTGGGACGATGCGATCAGTCTATATCGAAAAGTGCTTGCCCGGGGAACCGATAAGAGTGCCCTTGTGGCGTTTCATTTGGGAAATGCGTATTTTAGTAAGGGAAGCGCCCTTTTTGCAGAGCAATACTATTCCCAGGCCCTTCAGATTGATGGGAGTTTTAGCTCTGCCTATCTTAATCGGGCAAATGCCTATGTCAAGCTTGGCTCTTTGGATAAGGCCCTCAAGGATTATGAGCAATATCTTACCCTTGAACCGGCTTCTCCCAAGCGGCCCCAGGTGGAACAGATGATAGCCCTCTTGAAACAGGAATTTGCCGCGGCGGCCGCAAAAAAGGCAGCCGAAGAAGCGGCGCTCCGAGCGGAAGAAGAACGGCGTAAGAAGCTGCTGGAAGAGGTTTCTGCCTCTCTGCAGAGTGCGGCCGAGGAAACCCGGCAATTACAGGCCGGTTCGGAAGGGGTCCAGGGGTATGAGGGAGAATTTGAACTTGAATAA
- a CDS encoding tetratricopeptide repeat protein produces MILAIIIAIPLSVIIGFLLYFLIKSIILPIKVESIAKLIKQGKLQQAIKTAKAIIQREPRNAEAHYLLGNAYLADNKAELALMEFKMVNQIALFSPLVPEAEFRKQIASLFVRFNQIEEALKEYLLLIKLEPYTAEHYYWAGKLFSERNRTDMAISYLKKAVELDPRHGKAHYELGVLLYRDKRPIEAKEELETALRLQNDLNQAYYLLGKIQKESHDYVAALLSFEKAIRDPELKIKALVERGGCYMSMNAIDKAIPELERAVKSATDESSPEVLYARYFLAMCFEKNRELDRAIEQWEKIYAKKPNFRDVAEKLSQYQEFRTDDKMKDYLTSGQNEFIEICKALVTQGLSLLVKDYNEIPNGCDIIAIEGDQAKWRNVKKLPRLLRFYRMPELIDEATVRAVLEQMRKLNITRGAIFTSSGFSRSAMEFSESRPLELYNKDQLQNLLDRVDIYSNLKKS; encoded by the coding sequence ATGATACTGGCCATAATCATTGCAATTCCCCTCTCCGTCATCATTGGGTTTCTCCTCTACTTTCTTATCAAGTCCATTATACTCCCAATTAAGGTTGAGTCCATTGCAAAACTCATAAAACAGGGGAAACTTCAGCAAGCCATTAAGACCGCAAAGGCTATTATCCAGCGAGAACCCCGCAATGCAGAGGCCCACTATCTTCTGGGTAACGCCTACCTGGCAGATAATAAGGCAGAGCTGGCCCTGATGGAATTCAAAATGGTCAACCAGATTGCCCTTTTTTCACCCCTGGTCCCGGAAGCGGAATTCCGAAAACAGATTGCCAGTCTCTTCGTTCGTTTTAATCAGATAGAAGAAGCCTTAAAAGAGTATCTGCTCCTTATCAAACTTGAGCCTTACACCGCAGAACATTACTATTGGGCAGGCAAGCTCTTCAGCGAACGGAACAGGACCGACATGGCTATCAGTTACCTTAAGAAGGCGGTGGAACTGGATCCCCGGCATGGGAAGGCCCACTACGAATTAGGGGTGCTCCTGTATCGGGACAAACGCCCTATCGAAGCAAAGGAAGAACTGGAAACGGCCCTTAGACTTCAGAACGATCTAAATCAGGCCTACTATTTGCTGGGTAAAATCCAGAAGGAATCCCATGACTACGTGGCGGCCCTCCTCTCCTTTGAAAAGGCCATCCGGGATCCGGAGCTTAAGATAAAGGCCCTCGTAGAACGGGGGGGCTGTTACATGAGTATGAACGCCATTGATAAGGCAATCCCCGAATTAGAGCGGGCAGTAAAGTCCGCCACCGACGAATCGAGTCCCGAAGTTTTGTATGCCCGATACTTTCTTGCCATGTGTTTTGAAAAAAATCGAGAACTTGATCGGGCCATTGAACAATGGGAAAAGATTTACGCCAAAAAACCCAATTTCCGCGATGTGGCAGAAAAACTCTCCCAATATCAGGAATTCCGGACCGATGATAAAATGAAGGATTATCTAACTTCGGGACAAAATGAATTTATAGAAATTTGCAAGGCCCTGGTAACCCAGGGGCTTTCACTCCTCGTTAAGGACTATAACGAAATTCCTAACGGCTGCGATATCATTGCCATTGAGGGTGATCAGGCAAAGTGGCGGAATGTTAAGAAACTTCCCCGGCTTTTGCGCTTTTACCGGATGCCAGAACTCATCGATGAGGCCACGGTCCGGGCCGTTCTCGAACAAATGAGAAAACTGAATATCACCCGGGGTGCTATTTTTACCAGTTCCGGGTTTTCTCGATCCGCCATGGAATTCTCCGAGTCTCGTCCCCTGGAACTCTACAATAAGGATCAGCTCCAGAATCTCCTGGACCGGGTCGATATCTACAGCAACCTAAAAAAATCATGA
- a CDS encoding metallophosphoesterase, with product MKILCISDQIDPLIYSNSIRQRFGDIDLVVSAGDLPLEYLDFIVSSLNKPLLFVYGNHNLEGLSYYRPEYEDYFKLVQRRIADQTAAPQVGAIHIGSRIHREEGLIFMGLGGSLRYNNGPNQFTNRQMNWEIIKRIPHLLYNKLKYGRYLDILVTHAPPLGIHDRTDPCHRGFKAFLWFMRFFKPRYLIHGHIHLYDLSDIRCTRYYETLVVNAYSHYIIDISTPSEHSHE from the coding sequence ATGAAAATCCTCTGTATTTCCGACCAGATTGATCCCCTTATTTACAGCAATTCGATTCGTCAACGATTCGGAGACATCGATCTCGTGGTGAGTGCGGGGGATCTTCCCCTGGAATACCTTGATTTCATCGTCAGTTCCCTTAACAAGCCCCTGCTCTTTGTATACGGGAACCACAATCTGGAAGGTCTTTCCTATTACCGGCCGGAATATGAAGACTACTTCAAACTGGTCCAACGACGAATTGCAGATCAGACAGCCGCACCCCAGGTTGGTGCCATTCACATCGGCTCCCGGATTCACCGAGAAGAGGGGCTCATTTTTATGGGTCTCGGGGGAAGCTTACGTTATAACAATGGACCAAACCAATTTACAAACCGCCAGATGAACTGGGAAATCATAAAACGGATACCCCACCTCTTATACAATAAACTGAAATACGGACGTTATCTTGATATCCTGGTAACCCACGCGCCACCCCTCGGTATTCATGATAGGACCGATCCCTGTCATCGGGGTTTTAAGGCGTTCCTCTGGTTTATGCGCTTTTTTAAGCCCCGCTATTTGATTCATGGCCATATTCATCTGTATGATCTTTCAGATATCCGGTGTACCCGGTATTATGAGACCCTGGTGGTCAATGCTTATAGCCACTATATAATCGACATTTCTACTCCTTCGGAGCATAGCCATGAGTGA
- a CDS encoding transcriptional regulator — translation MSDLTQIQAQEDFNRARSKAFFSRIQHFLHPERDALLSFTEVKEILRPKNETYKGMQVVPVDRIIGSEGRYRDFNKYFLPRSDYLRQRWARVDEAHLKNIILPPIQLYEIGGVYFVRDGNHRVSVARAQGIQSIDAEVISLSTEIPLSPDMTTEDLRRAVIEYEKKLFYEKTHFKELTGCTTLDFTTPGRYDEIYNHILVHKYYLNEHMTGELPFSDALVSWYNNVYKPIIDIIEEENLVSRFPGRTPSDLYVWIVKHWDFLKKKYGIHYSLAEAARDFAKKYGKERPSFMDYVKILWKWIFPFSR, via the coding sequence ATGAGTGATCTTACCCAGATTCAAGCCCAGGAAGATTTTAATCGGGCCAGGAGCAAGGCTTTTTTCTCTCGCATTCAGCACTTTTTGCATCCCGAACGGGATGCGCTCCTTTCCTTTACGGAAGTAAAGGAAATTTTACGTCCCAAAAACGAAACCTACAAGGGTATGCAGGTCGTTCCGGTCGATCGCATTATTGGAAGTGAAGGCCGTTATCGGGATTTTAACAAGTATTTTCTTCCCCGTTCCGACTACCTGCGGCAACGATGGGCCCGGGTCGATGAGGCTCATCTTAAAAACATCATTCTTCCCCCCATTCAACTCTACGAAATAGGGGGGGTATACTTTGTCCGGGATGGAAATCATCGGGTATCGGTGGCCCGGGCCCAGGGGATTCAGTCCATTGATGCGGAAGTCATCAGTCTTTCCACCGAAATTCCCCTTTCCCCTGACATGACTACCGAGGACCTCCGGAGGGCCGTCATAGAATATGAGAAAAAACTCTTTTATGAAAAAACCCATTTTAAAGAACTCACCGGCTGCACCACCCTAGATTTTACCACCCCCGGTCGTTATGACGAAATTTATAACCACATCCTCGTTCACAAGTACTACTTAAATGAACATATGACGGGAGAACTTCCTTTTTCTGATGCCCTTGTATCCTGGTACAATAACGTGTACAAGCCCATCATCGACATTATCGAAGAAGAAAACCTGGTGAGTCGCTTCCCGGGGCGTACCCCCAGCGACCTATACGTATGGATTGTAAAACATTGGGACTTCTTAAAAAAGAAATATGGTATCCATTACTCGCTCGCCGAAGCCGCCCGGGACTTTGCAAAAAAATACGGCAAAGAGCGGCCTTCATTCATGGATTATGTAAAAATCCTGTGGAAGTGGATTTTTCCGTTTTCTCGTTAA
- a CDS encoding Hsp33 family molecular chaperone HslO — protein MEIMVVAPIDNAFVKTHLEAIPSDEVCRFTLLSGSIRGALVSGTHLVAQAQANHGLGILETVALGQALLSTVLLSTTLKEGMRASLKMDCTGVLRGFATETSWDGKVRGYLYNPSIRLDKPLESFDLKPFIGQGTLQVIRKDPTGTLYTGHVPLVHGRIAEDLTVYFLRSEQTKTACMVSVSFDTEGRLWGAGGLFMQAMPGALDLDMEDTEDRLRELPSLGNWFGEGRSSNELLMTWFSAFEPVLFPPGQVQFFCDCSAQRFLQFIRTMPPEERHTMVKEGPLPVEVVCHYCNSRYYFNEADIL, from the coding sequence ATGGAAATCATGGTTGTTGCTCCTATAGACAATGCATTTGTTAAAACCCATCTGGAGGCTATCCCTTCCGATGAGGTGTGTCGCTTTACCCTCTTATCGGGCAGTATTCGGGGGGCCCTTGTTTCGGGGACCCATCTTGTGGCCCAGGCTCAGGCAAATCATGGCCTCGGAATTCTCGAGACGGTAGCCCTTGGACAGGCCCTGCTTTCTACGGTACTTCTTTCTACTACCCTCAAAGAAGGCATGAGGGCCTCCCTTAAAATGGATTGTACGGGGGTCCTCCGGGGTTTTGCTACCGAAACCAGCTGGGATGGAAAGGTCCGCGGTTATTTGTATAATCCTTCCATCCGTCTCGATAAACCCTTGGAAAGTTTTGATCTTAAGCCCTTCATAGGCCAGGGAACTCTCCAGGTCATTCGAAAGGATCCCACGGGAACCCTGTATACGGGGCATGTTCCCCTGGTACATGGCCGTATTGCGGAAGACCTGACGGTCTATTTTCTTCGTTCCGAACAAACAAAAACGGCCTGTATGGTAAGTGTCTCCTTTGATACCGAAGGACGACTCTGGGGTGCAGGGGGCCTTTTTATGCAGGCCATGCCCGGAGCTCTAGACCTTGACATGGAAGACACGGAGGATCGCCTTCGGGAACTCCCCAGCCTGGGGAACTGGTTTGGTGAAGGTCGGAGCAGCAACGAACTCCTCATGACCTGGTTTTCCGCCTTTGAGCCGGTTTTGTTTCCCCCTGGTCAGGTGCAGTTTTTCTGTGATTGTTCGGCCCAGCGGTTTTTACAATTTATTCGCACTATGCCACCGGAGGAACGCCATACTATGGTTAAAGAGGGACCCCTGCCGGTGGAAGTGGTGTGCCATTACTGCAATAGTCGCTATTATTTTAACGAAGCGGATATCCTTTGA